In Ptiloglossa arizonensis isolate GNS036 chromosome 6, iyPtiAriz1_principal, whole genome shotgun sequence, the DNA window cctgaaaattcctatttttAATCTTGGTAATCATAAATCAAGTTGCTAATATTTAATAATCGGGTAAGTTGCTCTTATTTGTACTAATACAGTTCGAGTACTATGTAAATATActgtattgaaaattttttttgatttttataCGAAATGATCAATTTGTCAGGAACATTGAGAATGACGAACACTATGAACAATTTATGGGACACGTTTCGATCTTATTCGGTCCTCTTCGGGAATGTACAAAtcttgaaaaagaaacaataggTAAAAACCACTTTAAAATCCCACAAGTGTGTCGAGTGTATGCGTAACACCACTAACGAGAAACCAAAAAGAGTaatgcatcttaacgtagtaaaaaagttcattttcgattaccaaaaataaaaaaaaattgacgttTCTCCGATATCTTGTAAAAAAGTTCTACTCAAGGTCATTTACAAATCACCACGATTTCCCTGAATGGAATCGATATATTGTTCTTCGTTATAGTGACACAATCGTTCAGGTAAGCGCAACGACCTACAAGTGACCTTGACTACGCTGCAACGATATAAGATCCTTCTCAAGATCATTTTACGATCACCCGTATACATAGTTCAGAATTAAACTATATAGATTGTTTCTCGCATAGTCCCCCCCTCTCCCCACGTCCAAATAAATTTAACCTTCAAACGACCTTGACCACGAATTATCaatgtttatttaatattgatcaatcgtttcttttattaggttgttcggtaagtcatttcgtttttttttccggtaaaaacgaaatacgattttttttttagagtgtataaacattttattaaattgtatactctccattttggaaaacgaaacgacttcccgaacgACCCGATATTTCTCAAGAGGCTCGATCGTGTGGGTCAATATTCGTCCAAATGACTAGGATCTACGAGATCGGGGCTCATTTTCCGATCCATACTGTTTCTGGAATTCCGAGATCACTATCGGGAGGTATAAAGATTATTCTCCCGCACCTGAACAGCGAAACGTACTTTGTTGACCAGCATTCAAGGTCCCGCCGAGAAGCGTTAAACGAGACCTTCGCTTAAGAGGACAAGACTGTTAAAGCCGTTCCCTCGTCGCGTTCTCCCAGTCTCAGCTGCGATCCGTCTCGCGTAAAATATTTCCGCGCTGGAAACCCGGAGGGAATGCCCCCAGATGGAATTCAGATTCAGCgatgagaattttttaaaaaagttatCTCGCTCATTGGGGTCCCCCTTCgcgagacgaaaaaaaaaaaaatccaccaTCAATTTAAATTAAATCCACGGATACCATAAATTTAATCGTAATTTTACGACAATCGTAAAAATTAATGTATGAGATAAACTGATTAAATTAGGTAGGtgaatttgtttcaaattttttagaattttattatttctcttatcttaattttaattatctaaATTGAGGTTGAAAATGTTTTCACGACGAAGTGTACGTACGTATGTTTCTACGAGTTTCGATTTTGGTTAGTTTTTCAAAGTCgttctttaatttaattattcttcaAGTTCGATATAATTGAAGAGTCTTCGTGGAAAACAATGCAAGTGGTaaggtttgaaaatttttttttcttctctcgcgaAATATTCTATGTGCTCGTGGGAATACTGTAGCGACAAGTGCAATTTCAGTCTATATATGTATAGTTACTAGTACTGCCAAAAGATAGCGTCACCGGTACGTCCGACGTCGCTTCTGTAGAGAACAATGTGAGCGACCATGCAAGCGTCACGGAATATCGTTTCTCGGCTACTGCCTATGCTGTGTAACATGCTCTAccggaaaatgaaaataatacactTTTTACATTCTTGTATcccaaataatttcaaaattaataaaatcgacACTCACGATGTTCGAagattcgaacgaataaaaattcatttcttccTCTAACCAAGAAATGACCGGTACGAACTTTTCTACAAACACAATTTTCTTTCAACGAATTAACGCGTTCGAGTTATCGCTGTCTTCTCCTATAGCGATAAAAGCGAATCAAATTTTCTACATAATTTAAACTcgtacaataattaaaatttacgtcgacgtaaaatataaatttctaaataatttgAAGTTTCTTCTCCCTGGTGAAAAGATTGAATTTTCGACTCTTGCATTGTTTTTTTCCACAAAGACTTATCCAATTATCGATTCGAGACTTCGAACGAGCGAATATAagtctcctttttttttacgtCGTGAACCATTATATTGATTTCACGACCCCATCGATGGGTCGCGACCCGCAGTTTGAAAAACACTGCGCGTTCCAGCTCCTTGCAGTACGTCGACTTATCGACGAAGAGGTATAGGGGGGGCTCGCGTTCGTTAAAGCTGGTCCGGGTCGCTCGGCGCGAGAGAGTCGGCAAACATCATTATCTGGAAAATCTGTCAGCGGGCCCGAGCGAGACATTTGTCCCGCGGGATCAGCCTCGTTAAGGAGTCTCCGTGGCCGTTGACTGCGGAACGGCGGCGCGGAAACCGTCGTTCCGCGCTTCGATGTAATCCCGAAGGTGAAACATGCCGCTTTCCCGACACTTTCCTCTTCCTGCCACGTGAGCTCCTCGAGCACGTGTTCTGGTCTCCTTTCCTCCTCCTTTTCTACCTCCCCAcctttctcactctctctccctttctttctctctcgcattGAACTATCCCGTCTCTTCCGTGTTGTCTTTTCTCACGCTCTCTTCTTGTTCCTCTCCGCGCTCTcacctttcttcctttttctcattttttttttttagctgcTTCTCGAATCACGTTGTTTCTTCACCGGGTGGACCTTTTTCGTTTACGTCTGTAATTCCACCGCGAGGGTTACGGTTCCTCTGTGTCTTCTACACGTTTACATTCGGTAGATCTCGTTGGCATTCGACTGGTTATTCCGTACGAAATGAATGgacgtttaaaattttcaagcgCGATATTTATTgtgtattttgtttatttatttttacgtaaCGGAAACACAAAGGTGCAAGAGCCGAATTTCGACGCGAACGTTCACAATTTCAGTGAGTACTTCCCTGTTCGGGTACTTGGAACAACTTTACGCTTCTACGGCCGGTGTCGCGTAAACGTGACTTCACCAACCACCGGTCATCGGCCGCTGTCACGTATGCGCGAACTTCACCGGACAGTGGTTGTTAGTCGCTGTCGCGTACGCGCGATCTTCACCGGTGTTTGTCCGCCGCTCTCACGTATACGTGATCTTCGCTTATCGTGGATTCCCAGCGtgtaaaataatggaaaaaaatgtttggaatttctcacCTCCTCCAACAATTTTTCCCATTATTTCACAGCAATTTCAAACCGACCCATTTCCCAATATCTTCcgtaatttaataattacataCAGCGCGAAAGGAAGCGATCTTTTTccaaaaatcgaaaaataatcgTAACAGCAGTAACCGCAGTCACGTGCACGTAACTCTGCCGACCGCCGGTCATCGGCCGCTGTCACGTATACGCGACTTCGCCGACCACCACTCGTCAGCCGCTGTCACGTACACGTGATCTCTGCCGATCAGTAGTTGTTGGCCACTGTCGCGTATACACAATCCTCCCCGACCGGTGTTCGCCCGCCGccgtcacgtatacgtgatctTCAACAGCCAGTGATTCTCAACTTGTAAAGCGATAGAAAAAAATCTTCCAATTTTGTTTCCCTTACCCTCGTTGTACAAACACCCCCAATACCGTTTCCCGATATCTCCCGTAACCTAACAGATACACGGGCGTATACCCAAGTTACGTGCTCAGACATAATTATTCGACGAGTAACAATGAGTACCGTTTAAAATCTGCGCTCGACGATTCGTTGTCCTCCCTTAACGGTTCACGATCACCACCGACCAAGTCACCTGGCACGCCAGCAAAATTCAGAAACCCACCGACAGAGGATCGAACGGGACCCGTACAATTTTTAACCCCCCTCCTGGCTGCCCTCCATTGATCTCCTTCTCGCGTCCGGATTATTTTCCATAGAATCGTCTCCTTTCACCGGGCTGCTCCGATTGCTCCTCCACTCGCGTGTCCTCTCCGTTTACCCAGCAGCACACCTTCCTCGCATCTTTTCCATCGCACGGTGGTTCCTCTTCTCCACGTCCCCGTTTCCAAGCGCGTGCTTGTATTTACGTTCGCGTGCATATCGTTCACGTGCGAGTTACGTGGCCGATATGTCCGGGTGCAGCGGGGGAAACGGGGGCGCCGTTAGAGggagggtgggtgggtgggtggcgGGGCGGGTTGTTGCAACTTAACAAGCTTAGCCCCCTTAATCCTCTTGTAAGCTAGCAATGTCTACAAGGGGTCAGCCGTACGCATGAAATGCATCCGTTTACAGGACGAGCTTTGTCTTCGTCCAGGGTTAAGGTTTACGTCGACCGACCGTGGAGAGATCGAGACGACAAATTGGGGGATGCGCCTCCACGCGCGGGGGCGGTGCTTCACCCGTGTATACGCTTAAAGGGACCGGCTAATCGAGGAATCGCTGGGGAAAGGAAACGTGCAACTACGTACATATTTTTCCccggttcttctttttcttttctctctctctccctctatctatctctttctctctttctttctctctctctctctctctctctcttcctttctttatctatctatctatctatctatctacctatctatttctctctctcccccctctctttatctatttatctatctatctatctatctatttatctatttatctacctatctttttctctatctctatctctctctccactttcgacgataaaaacaaaaaaaaaaaaaaaagaaaaaaaagggccACGTCAAACGCTGAACAATTCGACACAGAGGGTGAACCGCGACCACCCTCGTTATTTCCAGTGCTAATGGACCAACGCAAATTCTTCTCTCGGTGAGCTGTGCGCAGGCTACCATTCATCTGATTATACCGGGTGTTTTCTGAAAGAACTCATCCGACGTTAGAGTGGATATTGTGTGTTTGTGTTCGTCGGTTCGTGTTTAAACAAAACGTAACTTATTGGAACGAAGCACTCCGTGTGCCCGTCGATAAATTGCATTTTCAAGGAATGCACTTGTGGCAATGCAATCAGGTGTCGCGAATAcaaagtattaggttgttcggaaagtcgtttcgtttgtttttttttttgtaaaaacacggtttctttagagtgtgtaaacattttgttGGattaatattctccattttggaaaacgaaatgactttccgaacgacccaataattactatgttcAGGATAGACGAATTTTTCTCTCTTAGATAATATTTCTTCACCAAGGTGGTGAATGGGATTTGTTGCAAAAATGCAATCTTTCGAAGTGGAAATATTACTGTGCAGAATGCAAGAATGACCTTCCGAAGAAAGTGCAAGCTGCATTGATTTTTACATTAAGCGGGGTATTCGTGGTTTTTCTCTCTAATTagataaatgtttttttttttttttaataaatgatGTTCTAATCGTGATCCCGTAAAATGAATTTTGATCTGTAGGTGTATTAATCTTGACGATGTTCCTCCAAGAAATTctctaaaattttttttaaccacGAGATGTTGCTCTGGACTATGTTCGACAACCGAAATTGTTCCCGGTCGGTAATGGACCGATCCGAAATTTTTTTCTCGTCTCCCGGTTGATTCGGTTCGGAGGTGCCCATAACCTATATTCTTGCATCAGACCGTTTTTCTTCGGAGTCTCTGAGTCACCCTTGGCCCTATGGCAAATGGAACCCTATATTTCCACGATTCGTTACAGTATCCGCTCAAAGCCACGGTTATTCCACGAAGAATACTATTAGGAGACTTAGTTTTAAAAATTCCGAAAAacgataatttataaaaaaaaaaaaaaaggaaa includes these proteins:
- the LOC143148230 gene encoding uncharacterized protein LOC143148230, whose product is MRERKKGRESEKGGEVEKEEERRPEHVLEELTWQEEESVGKAACFTFGITSKRGTTVSAPPFRSQRPRRLLNEADPAGQMSRSGPLTDFPDNDVCRLSRAERPGPALTNASPPYTSSSISRRTARSWNAQCFSNCGSRPIDGVVKSI